The following proteins are co-located in the Clostridia bacterium genome:
- the rplQ gene encoding 50S ribosomal protein L17: protein MTRRKLGRTMEHRRALLRNITTELLKNGRIETTEARAKEVRRMTEKMITLGKKGDLQARRQANSYLLDEAVVKTLFQDLAEKYADRQGGYTRIVKVGPRRGDAAEMVIVELV from the coding sequence CATCGGCGTGCTTTATTAAGAAATATAACTACTGAACTATTGAAAAATGGTCGCATTGAGACCACGGAGGCACGGGCTAAAGAGGTAAGACGTATGACAGAAAAAATGATTACCCTCGGTAAAAAAGGGGATTTACAGGCCCGCCGTCAAGCTAACTCTTATCTACTTGATGAAGCTGTAGTGAAAACATTATTTCAGGACTTAGCTGAAAAATATGCTGACCGTCAGGGTGGATATACCCGTATTGTTAAAGTAGGACCGCGTCGTGGTGATGCGGCTGAAATGGTTATCGTGGAATTGGTTTGA